Proteins encoded in a region of the Xiphophorus couchianus chromosome 11, X_couchianus-1.0, whole genome shotgun sequence genome:
- the LOC114153742 gene encoding AP-1 complex subunit beta-1 isoform X1 codes for MTDSKYFTTNKKGEIFELKAELNNEKKEKRKEAVKKVIAAMTVGKDVSSLFPDVVNCMQTDNLELKKLVYLYLMNYAKSQPDMAIMAVNSFVKDCEDPNPLIRALAVRTMGCIRVDKITEYLCEPLRKCLKDEDPYVRKTAAVCVAKLHDINAQMVEDQGFLDSLRDLIADSNPMVVANAVAALSEISESHPNSNLLDLNPQNINKLLTALNECTEWGQIFILDCLSNYNPKDDREAQSICERVTPRLSHANSAVVLSAVKVLMKFLELLPKDSDYYNTLLKKLSPPLVTLLSGEPEVQYVALRNINLIVQKRPEILKQEIKVFFVKYNDPIYVKLEKLDIMIRLASQANIAQVLAELKEYATEVDVDFVRKAVRAIGRCAIKVEQSAERCVSTLLDLIQTKVNYVVQEAIVVIRDIFRKYPNKYESIIATLCENLDSLDEPDARGAMIWIVGEYAERIDNADELLESFLEGFHDESTQVQLTLLTAIVKLFLKKPSETQELVQQVLSLATQDSDNPDLRDRGYIYWRLLSTDPVTAKEVVLSEKPLISEETDLIEPTLLDELICHIGSLASVYHKPPSAFVEGSHGIHRKHLPVQHSSIDTGESPVSGGPAAAMDQPHVIPSQGDLLGDLLNLDLGPPVNVPQVSSMQMGAVDLLGGGLDSLLGGDLGGGVGGSPAVGQNFIPSSVPSTFAPSPTPAPPAVSSGLNDLFELSTGMAITTGGFIAPKAVWLPAVKAKGLEISGTFSRRQGHMYMDMSFTNKALQHMNDFAVQFNKNSFGVIPTSPLPIHTPLMPNQSIEVSLPVNTIGPVMKMDPLNNLQVAVKNNIDVFYFSVLIPLNIFFVEDGKMERQVFLATWKDIPNENELQYQIKDCHLNADTVSGKLQNNNVYTIAKRNVEGQDMLYQSLKLTNGIWILAELRIQPGNPNYTLSLKCRAPEVSQYIYQMYDSILKN; via the exons ATGACAGACTCCAAATATTTCACTACCAATAAAAAAG GGGAGATCTTTGAGCTGAAGGCAGAGTTAAACAAtgagaagaaagagaagagaaaagaggCAGTAAAGAAGGTCATCGCTGCCATGACTGTTGGCAAAGATGTCAG TTCTTTGTTCCCAGATGTGGTGAACTGCATGCAGACTGACAACCTAGAGCTGAAGAAGTTGGTCTACCTCTACCTGATGAACTATGCCAAAAGCCAACCTGACATGGCCATCATGGCTGTGAACAGCTTTGTTAAG GACTGTGAGGACCCCAACCCTCTGATCCGGGCTCTGGCTGTTCGCACCATGGGCTGTATACGGGTGGACAAGATCACAGAGTACTTGTGTGAGCCACTAAGGAAGTGTCTGAAGGATGAGGACCCATATGTGAGGAAGACGGCAGCTGTTTGTGTGGCAAAGCTCCATGACATCAATGCCCAGATGGTGGAAGATCAGGGTTTCCTGGACTCTCTGAGGGATCTCATCGCTGACTCAAACCCCATG GTTGTTGCCAACGCAGTTGCTGCTTTGTCTGAGATCAGCGAGTCTCACCCCAACAGCAATTTGCTGGACCTGAATCCCCAGAACATCAACAAGCTACTGACGGCCCTCAACGAATGCACAGAGTGGGGACAGATTTTCATCCTAGACTGCCTGTCCAACTACAACCCCAAGGATGACCGAGAGGCTCAGAG CATCTGTGAGCGTGTCACTCCTCGGCTGTCTCACGCCAACTCAGCAGTGGTCCTGTCTGCCGTCAAGGTCCTGATGAAGTTCTTGGAGCTCCTGCCAAAGGACTCGGACTACTACAACACATTACTGAAAAAACTGTCTCCCCCACTCGTTACTCTGCTGTCTGGCGAGCCAGAGGTCCAGTATGTGGCTCTGAGGAACATCAACCTGATTGTTCAGAAGAG gcCTGAGATCCTAAAGCAGGAGATTAAAGTGTTCTTTGTCAAGTATAACGACCCGATTTATGTGAAGCTGGAGAAACTGGACATCATGATCCGCTTGGCCTCTCAGGCCAACATAGCCCAG GTTTTGGCTGAATTGAAGGAATATGCCACAGAGGTAGATGTTGACTTTGTGCGTAAGGCAGTACGAGCCATCGGACGCTGTGCCATCAAAGTGGAG CAATCGGCCGAGCGCTGTGTCAGCACTCTGCTGGACCTGATCCAGACAAAGGTCAACTATGTGGTTCAGGAGGCTATTGTGGTCATCAGGGACATTTTCCGCAAGTACCCTAACAA ATATGAGAGCATCATCGCCACGCTGTGCGAGAACCTGGACTCCCTGGATGAACCTGATGCTCGAGGTGCCATGATCTGGATCGTTGGAGAGTACGCCGAGAGGATTGACAACGCTGACGAATTGCTCGAGAGCTTCCTCGAGGGTTTCCACGACGAGAGCACTCAG gTACAACTCACTCTTTTGACAGCCATTGTGAAGCTATTCCTGAAGAAACCATCAGAAACTCAGGAGCTGGTGCAGCAGGTCCTCAGTCTGGCCACTCAG GACTCTGACAACCCAGACCTCCGTGACAGGGGCTATATTTACTGGCGCCTGCTGTCGACTGACCCTGTGACGGCCAAAGAGGTGGTGCTGTCAGAAAAACCCTTGATCTCCGAGGAGACTGACTTGATTGAGCCCACGCTGCTGGACGAGCTGATCTGCCACATTGGCTCCCTGGCCTCAGTCTATCACAAGCCGCCCAGCGCCTTTGTGGAAGGAAGTCATGGAATCCACCGGAAGCACCTTCCTGTCCAGCACAGCAG TATTGATACAGGCGAGAGCCCCGTGAGCGGTGGTCCAGCTGCTGCCATGGACCAGCCACATGTGATTCCCAGCCAGGGTGACCTTCTGGGTGACCTGCTAAACCTTGACCTGGGCCCTCCTGTCAATGTTCCCCAAGTCTCCTCCATGCAGATGGGTGCAGTGGACCTTCTGGGTGGAGGCCTGGACAGCTTG CTTGGGGGAGACCTGGGCGGAGGTGTTGGGGGAAGTCCAGCA GTGGGACAAAACTTCATTCCGTCATCCGTCCCCAGCACTTTTGCTCCGTCACCAactcctgctcctccagcagTCAGCAGTGGCCTCAATGACCTGTTTGAGCTTTCCACAGGCATGGCCATCACCACCGGAGGCTTCATAGCCCCAAAAGCA GTGTGGCTTCCTGCAGTAAAAGCTAAGGGACTAGAGATCTCTGGAACATTCTCCCGCCGCCAGGGCCACATGTACATGGACATGTCGTTCACCAACAAGGCACTGCAACACATGAACGACTTTGCCGTCCAGTTCAACAAAAACAG ttttggtgTGATCCCCACCAGTCCTCTGCCCATTCACACTCCACTGATGCCCAATCAGAGTATCGAGGTCTCCCTGCCTGTTAACACCATTGGGCCTGTTATGAAGATGGATCCGCTCAATAATCTGCAG GTGGCTGTAAAGAACAACATTGATGTGTTCTACTTCAGCGTCCTCATCCCTCTGAATATATTCTTTGTTGAAGATGGAAAAATGG AGCGACAGGTGTTTCTGGCCACCTGGAAGGACATTCCCAATGAGAATGAACTCCAGTACCAGATCAAAGATTGTCACCTTAATGCTG ACACAGTGTCTGGCAAACTACAGAATAACAACGTCTACACAATTGCCAAAAGAAACGTGGAAGGCCAGGACATGCTGTACCAGTCACTCAAGTTGACCAATGGCATTTGGATCCTGGCTGAGCTCCGCATTCAACCAGGGAACCCCAATTATACG cTCTCTCTGAAGTGTCGGGCCCCTGAAGTCTCTCAGTACATCTACCAGATGTATGACTCCATCCTGAAAAACTGA
- the LOC114153742 gene encoding AP-2 complex subunit beta isoform X2 produces MTDSKYFTTNKKGEIFELKAELNNEKKEKRKEAVKKVIAAMTVGKDVSSLFPDVVNCMQTDNLELKKLVYLYLMNYAKSQPDMAIMAVNSFVKDCEDPNPLIRALAVRTMGCIRVDKITEYLCEPLRKCLKDEDPYVRKTAAVCVAKLHDINAQMVEDQGFLDSLRDLIADSNPMVVANAVAALSEISESHPNSNLLDLNPQNINKLLTALNECTEWGQIFILDCLSNYNPKDDREAQSICERVTPRLSHANSAVVLSAVKVLMKFLELLPKDSDYYNTLLKKLSPPLVTLLSGEPEVQYVALRNINLIVQKRPEILKQEIKVFFVKYNDPIYVKLEKLDIMIRLASQANIAQVLAELKEYATEVDVDFVRKAVRAIGRCAIKVEQSAERCVSTLLDLIQTKVNYVVQEAIVVIRDIFRKYPNKYESIIATLCENLDSLDEPDARGAMIWIVGEYAERIDNADELLESFLEGFHDESTQVQLTLLTAIVKLFLKKPSETQELVQQVLSLATQDSDNPDLRDRGYIYWRLLSTDPVTAKEVVLSEKPLISEETDLIEPTLLDELICHIGSLASVYHKPPSAFVEGSHGIHRKHLPVQHSSIDTGESPVSGGPAAAMDQPHVIPSQGDLLGDLLNLDLGPPVNVPQVSSMQMGAVDLLGGGLDSLVGQNFIPSSVPSTFAPSPTPAPPAVSSGLNDLFELSTGMAITTGGFIAPKAVWLPAVKAKGLEISGTFSRRQGHMYMDMSFTNKALQHMNDFAVQFNKNSFGVIPTSPLPIHTPLMPNQSIEVSLPVNTIGPVMKMDPLNNLQVAVKNNIDVFYFSVLIPLNIFFVEDGKMERQVFLATWKDIPNENELQYQIKDCHLNADTVSGKLQNNNVYTIAKRNVEGQDMLYQSLKLTNGIWILAELRIQPGNPNYTLSLKCRAPEVSQYIYQMYDSILKN; encoded by the exons ATGACAGACTCCAAATATTTCACTACCAATAAAAAAG GGGAGATCTTTGAGCTGAAGGCAGAGTTAAACAAtgagaagaaagagaagagaaaagaggCAGTAAAGAAGGTCATCGCTGCCATGACTGTTGGCAAAGATGTCAG TTCTTTGTTCCCAGATGTGGTGAACTGCATGCAGACTGACAACCTAGAGCTGAAGAAGTTGGTCTACCTCTACCTGATGAACTATGCCAAAAGCCAACCTGACATGGCCATCATGGCTGTGAACAGCTTTGTTAAG GACTGTGAGGACCCCAACCCTCTGATCCGGGCTCTGGCTGTTCGCACCATGGGCTGTATACGGGTGGACAAGATCACAGAGTACTTGTGTGAGCCACTAAGGAAGTGTCTGAAGGATGAGGACCCATATGTGAGGAAGACGGCAGCTGTTTGTGTGGCAAAGCTCCATGACATCAATGCCCAGATGGTGGAAGATCAGGGTTTCCTGGACTCTCTGAGGGATCTCATCGCTGACTCAAACCCCATG GTTGTTGCCAACGCAGTTGCTGCTTTGTCTGAGATCAGCGAGTCTCACCCCAACAGCAATTTGCTGGACCTGAATCCCCAGAACATCAACAAGCTACTGACGGCCCTCAACGAATGCACAGAGTGGGGACAGATTTTCATCCTAGACTGCCTGTCCAACTACAACCCCAAGGATGACCGAGAGGCTCAGAG CATCTGTGAGCGTGTCACTCCTCGGCTGTCTCACGCCAACTCAGCAGTGGTCCTGTCTGCCGTCAAGGTCCTGATGAAGTTCTTGGAGCTCCTGCCAAAGGACTCGGACTACTACAACACATTACTGAAAAAACTGTCTCCCCCACTCGTTACTCTGCTGTCTGGCGAGCCAGAGGTCCAGTATGTGGCTCTGAGGAACATCAACCTGATTGTTCAGAAGAG gcCTGAGATCCTAAAGCAGGAGATTAAAGTGTTCTTTGTCAAGTATAACGACCCGATTTATGTGAAGCTGGAGAAACTGGACATCATGATCCGCTTGGCCTCTCAGGCCAACATAGCCCAG GTTTTGGCTGAATTGAAGGAATATGCCACAGAGGTAGATGTTGACTTTGTGCGTAAGGCAGTACGAGCCATCGGACGCTGTGCCATCAAAGTGGAG CAATCGGCCGAGCGCTGTGTCAGCACTCTGCTGGACCTGATCCAGACAAAGGTCAACTATGTGGTTCAGGAGGCTATTGTGGTCATCAGGGACATTTTCCGCAAGTACCCTAACAA ATATGAGAGCATCATCGCCACGCTGTGCGAGAACCTGGACTCCCTGGATGAACCTGATGCTCGAGGTGCCATGATCTGGATCGTTGGAGAGTACGCCGAGAGGATTGACAACGCTGACGAATTGCTCGAGAGCTTCCTCGAGGGTTTCCACGACGAGAGCACTCAG gTACAACTCACTCTTTTGACAGCCATTGTGAAGCTATTCCTGAAGAAACCATCAGAAACTCAGGAGCTGGTGCAGCAGGTCCTCAGTCTGGCCACTCAG GACTCTGACAACCCAGACCTCCGTGACAGGGGCTATATTTACTGGCGCCTGCTGTCGACTGACCCTGTGACGGCCAAAGAGGTGGTGCTGTCAGAAAAACCCTTGATCTCCGAGGAGACTGACTTGATTGAGCCCACGCTGCTGGACGAGCTGATCTGCCACATTGGCTCCCTGGCCTCAGTCTATCACAAGCCGCCCAGCGCCTTTGTGGAAGGAAGTCATGGAATCCACCGGAAGCACCTTCCTGTCCAGCACAGCAG TATTGATACAGGCGAGAGCCCCGTGAGCGGTGGTCCAGCTGCTGCCATGGACCAGCCACATGTGATTCCCAGCCAGGGTGACCTTCTGGGTGACCTGCTAAACCTTGACCTGGGCCCTCCTGTCAATGTTCCCCAAGTCTCCTCCATGCAGATGGGTGCAGTGGACCTTCTGGGTGGAGGCCTGGACAGCTTG GTGGGACAAAACTTCATTCCGTCATCCGTCCCCAGCACTTTTGCTCCGTCACCAactcctgctcctccagcagTCAGCAGTGGCCTCAATGACCTGTTTGAGCTTTCCACAGGCATGGCCATCACCACCGGAGGCTTCATAGCCCCAAAAGCA GTGTGGCTTCCTGCAGTAAAAGCTAAGGGACTAGAGATCTCTGGAACATTCTCCCGCCGCCAGGGCCACATGTACATGGACATGTCGTTCACCAACAAGGCACTGCAACACATGAACGACTTTGCCGTCCAGTTCAACAAAAACAG ttttggtgTGATCCCCACCAGTCCTCTGCCCATTCACACTCCACTGATGCCCAATCAGAGTATCGAGGTCTCCCTGCCTGTTAACACCATTGGGCCTGTTATGAAGATGGATCCGCTCAATAATCTGCAG GTGGCTGTAAAGAACAACATTGATGTGTTCTACTTCAGCGTCCTCATCCCTCTGAATATATTCTTTGTTGAAGATGGAAAAATGG AGCGACAGGTGTTTCTGGCCACCTGGAAGGACATTCCCAATGAGAATGAACTCCAGTACCAGATCAAAGATTGTCACCTTAATGCTG ACACAGTGTCTGGCAAACTACAGAATAACAACGTCTACACAATTGCCAAAAGAAACGTGGAAGGCCAGGACATGCTGTACCAGTCACTCAAGTTGACCAATGGCATTTGGATCCTGGCTGAGCTCCGCATTCAACCAGGGAACCCCAATTATACG cTCTCTCTGAAGTGTCGGGCCCCTGAAGTCTCTCAGTACATCTACCAGATGTATGACTCCATCCTGAAAAACTGA
- the LOC114153742 gene encoding AP-1 complex subunit beta-1 isoform X3 produces MTVGKDVSSLFPDVVNCMQTDNLELKKLVYLYLMNYAKSQPDMAIMAVNSFVKDCEDPNPLIRALAVRTMGCIRVDKITEYLCEPLRKCLKDEDPYVRKTAAVCVAKLHDINAQMVEDQGFLDSLRDLIADSNPMVVANAVAALSEISESHPNSNLLDLNPQNINKLLTALNECTEWGQIFILDCLSNYNPKDDREAQSICERVTPRLSHANSAVVLSAVKVLMKFLELLPKDSDYYNTLLKKLSPPLVTLLSGEPEVQYVALRNINLIVQKRPEILKQEIKVFFVKYNDPIYVKLEKLDIMIRLASQANIAQVLAELKEYATEVDVDFVRKAVRAIGRCAIKVEQSAERCVSTLLDLIQTKVNYVVQEAIVVIRDIFRKYPNKYESIIATLCENLDSLDEPDARGAMIWIVGEYAERIDNADELLESFLEGFHDESTQVQLTLLTAIVKLFLKKPSETQELVQQVLSLATQDSDNPDLRDRGYIYWRLLSTDPVTAKEVVLSEKPLISEETDLIEPTLLDELICHIGSLASVYHKPPSAFVEGSHGIHRKHLPVQHSSIDTGESPVSGGPAAAMDQPHVIPSQGDLLGDLLNLDLGPPVNVPQVSSMQMGAVDLLGGGLDSLLGGDLGGGVGGSPAVGQNFIPSSVPSTFAPSPTPAPPAVSSGLNDLFELSTGMAITTGGFIAPKAVWLPAVKAKGLEISGTFSRRQGHMYMDMSFTNKALQHMNDFAVQFNKNSFGVIPTSPLPIHTPLMPNQSIEVSLPVNTIGPVMKMDPLNNLQVAVKNNIDVFYFSVLIPLNIFFVEDGKMERQVFLATWKDIPNENELQYQIKDCHLNADTVSGKLQNNNVYTIAKRNVEGQDMLYQSLKLTNGIWILAELRIQPGNPNYTLSLKCRAPEVSQYIYQMYDSILKN; encoded by the exons ATGACTGTTGGCAAAGATGTCAG TTCTTTGTTCCCAGATGTGGTGAACTGCATGCAGACTGACAACCTAGAGCTGAAGAAGTTGGTCTACCTCTACCTGATGAACTATGCCAAAAGCCAACCTGACATGGCCATCATGGCTGTGAACAGCTTTGTTAAG GACTGTGAGGACCCCAACCCTCTGATCCGGGCTCTGGCTGTTCGCACCATGGGCTGTATACGGGTGGACAAGATCACAGAGTACTTGTGTGAGCCACTAAGGAAGTGTCTGAAGGATGAGGACCCATATGTGAGGAAGACGGCAGCTGTTTGTGTGGCAAAGCTCCATGACATCAATGCCCAGATGGTGGAAGATCAGGGTTTCCTGGACTCTCTGAGGGATCTCATCGCTGACTCAAACCCCATG GTTGTTGCCAACGCAGTTGCTGCTTTGTCTGAGATCAGCGAGTCTCACCCCAACAGCAATTTGCTGGACCTGAATCCCCAGAACATCAACAAGCTACTGACGGCCCTCAACGAATGCACAGAGTGGGGACAGATTTTCATCCTAGACTGCCTGTCCAACTACAACCCCAAGGATGACCGAGAGGCTCAGAG CATCTGTGAGCGTGTCACTCCTCGGCTGTCTCACGCCAACTCAGCAGTGGTCCTGTCTGCCGTCAAGGTCCTGATGAAGTTCTTGGAGCTCCTGCCAAAGGACTCGGACTACTACAACACATTACTGAAAAAACTGTCTCCCCCACTCGTTACTCTGCTGTCTGGCGAGCCAGAGGTCCAGTATGTGGCTCTGAGGAACATCAACCTGATTGTTCAGAAGAG gcCTGAGATCCTAAAGCAGGAGATTAAAGTGTTCTTTGTCAAGTATAACGACCCGATTTATGTGAAGCTGGAGAAACTGGACATCATGATCCGCTTGGCCTCTCAGGCCAACATAGCCCAG GTTTTGGCTGAATTGAAGGAATATGCCACAGAGGTAGATGTTGACTTTGTGCGTAAGGCAGTACGAGCCATCGGACGCTGTGCCATCAAAGTGGAG CAATCGGCCGAGCGCTGTGTCAGCACTCTGCTGGACCTGATCCAGACAAAGGTCAACTATGTGGTTCAGGAGGCTATTGTGGTCATCAGGGACATTTTCCGCAAGTACCCTAACAA ATATGAGAGCATCATCGCCACGCTGTGCGAGAACCTGGACTCCCTGGATGAACCTGATGCTCGAGGTGCCATGATCTGGATCGTTGGAGAGTACGCCGAGAGGATTGACAACGCTGACGAATTGCTCGAGAGCTTCCTCGAGGGTTTCCACGACGAGAGCACTCAG gTACAACTCACTCTTTTGACAGCCATTGTGAAGCTATTCCTGAAGAAACCATCAGAAACTCAGGAGCTGGTGCAGCAGGTCCTCAGTCTGGCCACTCAG GACTCTGACAACCCAGACCTCCGTGACAGGGGCTATATTTACTGGCGCCTGCTGTCGACTGACCCTGTGACGGCCAAAGAGGTGGTGCTGTCAGAAAAACCCTTGATCTCCGAGGAGACTGACTTGATTGAGCCCACGCTGCTGGACGAGCTGATCTGCCACATTGGCTCCCTGGCCTCAGTCTATCACAAGCCGCCCAGCGCCTTTGTGGAAGGAAGTCATGGAATCCACCGGAAGCACCTTCCTGTCCAGCACAGCAG TATTGATACAGGCGAGAGCCCCGTGAGCGGTGGTCCAGCTGCTGCCATGGACCAGCCACATGTGATTCCCAGCCAGGGTGACCTTCTGGGTGACCTGCTAAACCTTGACCTGGGCCCTCCTGTCAATGTTCCCCAAGTCTCCTCCATGCAGATGGGTGCAGTGGACCTTCTGGGTGGAGGCCTGGACAGCTTG CTTGGGGGAGACCTGGGCGGAGGTGTTGGGGGAAGTCCAGCA GTGGGACAAAACTTCATTCCGTCATCCGTCCCCAGCACTTTTGCTCCGTCACCAactcctgctcctccagcagTCAGCAGTGGCCTCAATGACCTGTTTGAGCTTTCCACAGGCATGGCCATCACCACCGGAGGCTTCATAGCCCCAAAAGCA GTGTGGCTTCCTGCAGTAAAAGCTAAGGGACTAGAGATCTCTGGAACATTCTCCCGCCGCCAGGGCCACATGTACATGGACATGTCGTTCACCAACAAGGCACTGCAACACATGAACGACTTTGCCGTCCAGTTCAACAAAAACAG ttttggtgTGATCCCCACCAGTCCTCTGCCCATTCACACTCCACTGATGCCCAATCAGAGTATCGAGGTCTCCCTGCCTGTTAACACCATTGGGCCTGTTATGAAGATGGATCCGCTCAATAATCTGCAG GTGGCTGTAAAGAACAACATTGATGTGTTCTACTTCAGCGTCCTCATCCCTCTGAATATATTCTTTGTTGAAGATGGAAAAATGG AGCGACAGGTGTTTCTGGCCACCTGGAAGGACATTCCCAATGAGAATGAACTCCAGTACCAGATCAAAGATTGTCACCTTAATGCTG ACACAGTGTCTGGCAAACTACAGAATAACAACGTCTACACAATTGCCAAAAGAAACGTGGAAGGCCAGGACATGCTGTACCAGTCACTCAAGTTGACCAATGGCATTTGGATCCTGGCTGAGCTCCGCATTCAACCAGGGAACCCCAATTATACG cTCTCTCTGAAGTGTCGGGCCCCTGAAGTCTCTCAGTACATCTACCAGATGTATGACTCCATCCTGAAAAACTGA